The DNA region GCAACCCTTGCTTCCCGCTGAATTAATGAGATTAACCCTGGGTGTATTTAAACCAACCTTGAGGTATGCTCAAAAACTCCTCAAAAGACTGCGATACTGGGTTTATCACAATAACAAAGCTTAGCAGCAGGTGAAGTGTGATCAGTACAAGCACTATGTCTAACATAACAGCAGCCGCGTCATGTCCTTCGTATTTCACGCTCTCGAGAATGTTCGATGTGATGTTCTTGCCGTAAGCCACAAACCGAGGATTGACACAGGCAGATACATGCTTACGACACCAACCTACGCCCAGAACACAGAAATTGAAAACTTGGAGCATTTTTTCATGTCTCTCTGAATCGTTGGAAAGGTTGAAGCACcaccaaatgaaaataatatagTTCCGAAAGctaaaagaaaaggagaaattagaagaaCTCAGCAGCATTGAGGAATGAATATAAGGTTCACTTTAGATAAAACCTACCATCCTCATTTTTCTTGCGAAATTTTAGCCACGCAGTGGATAGCTCTTACTGACGATTAAAATGTTAACATTTCGCGGCACATTCTAGTAAAAAAGTcgtgtcatttttttattacactGGATAATCTTGAAAGTCGACTTGGCCACACCGAGACCATTGGCAGCCTCTGTTCAGAAATGGATCACAGATGCAGTCAAAACgtgataagaaaaaacaaaagagcacATGAAGCACAGCCGgttgtgtcactgatgtttttaccacattttgatgtcttctgtgatctattattgtacagacccacagcaacGTAGAATCGATTTTCTAATTGTAGAGATGACGAAAGGTTGTTAATAATGACGCCATCTACGCGTTTGTCTTCCAACAGAACATACGTAGTACCAATAAAATGcttgtataattcagcttatcgtATAATTTTATATGAGTAgcatatataattatatatgaTAATAAGTCCACTTAGGAAAACACACCTGAAAAGAAACTCTCGAAGCTTACACTAGGTTGTTCAACAGTATTCAAATTAGACGGCATATCCAATGCGATGCACACGCAGATCATCAAACAAGCCATAGCTGTTGCTACACTAGCACTGACAGCGATCCCTCAGAAGTGCTTGGGCGTTCCCAGCCACGAGTATGGCAGCAGAACAGCCAAACAAATCACGAGCCAAATACGCAATTCGCCGGTTTTCCCAACATCAGCCACGTGCAGATTGACAAGATTTGCCAAGTTTCCCGCCGCCAGGATCAAAAACACTACACACACCCCTAGTCATAATATCAAAACAGTAACGTCAGATAAAACCTAAACATCTCATTGTCCAAGCGTGGATGTTTGTTCCAGATGTAAAAATATTAGTTTCGGAGCCTTATCAAAGACATCGAGGTTGACCAATGTTTCTCATGGTATTGATGCGAAGCTATGTTTTGCTGCACGAGAGTTGAAAAAGAGGATTTAACTCATATTTACCTTTTGATTTACTACCTTTTACAAAAGTGATGGAACCCAGCATTTTTGCTCTCAGGAGAACGTAAGATAAGTGCCATAAGGCATCACCACCTCCGTTTGAACCCCTTAAATCTAAAGATGTGACAGGCAATTTTCTTTCTCAGCTGTCACACATTTCTATGCATAAAATTAGTTAAGAGGATTTAGTTTTTCGATCATATTCTCTAACCAATCAGCGAAAGTACTCCTATgtttcaaggaaattttttcatgtcaagAAAACACTCCTGAAAGTCAGAGGGAACTGTTTTGAGTAAGTGTGGAAGATTTCAGGCACGGCGAGAATAATGATGAAGGAAAGGATGGGGCGAAATATTAGCTATAGACTTCATGTACAACtgttatttctttcctttgagGGCTTGTAGTGCAGAATGAACCTCTTTCGCCAAAATGCAAACACCGTATAGGGTTAAGGGGTGGGGAAGTAAAGGGATATTGACCGCGATGATATACCTAACATTTGCCCCACAAGACACTGGTATGCCTTAAAATTGTAAGGAGTCACCCGAAAATTTCCTCGGCCTGATTGTGACGCCGTGAAGGCACATCAGAACGATCTTTCGTAGCAGTCACCTGCATTTTAGTGAATGACACTGGATTCTCTAGAGATTATCAACCTGCTTATAAGTTGTCCTGTAGGGATGATGAGCACAAAAACGTCGGTGATTTCTCTTTCGCGCGGGATGCTTATGCAAATCAAGTCACAACCTCGGTCCTGTTTCTCAGGGAGGAGAGGTCCTGGGAACGAAGCAAAGCGGAGTTCAAAATGGCTATTTGATTGCTAAACCTGAAATGAACTGTCTCACACGACTCTTTAAGTAAGTAACATATTTAGAAGTGGGAACCCAAAAgcaatttttagaaaattcacTTGGGGCATTAGACTCAAAAATAATCGAGCAAGCAGACGTCATCTTCGTGAATCACATCATGTAAAATAGAGTAAATACTCAAGGCCTAGGTGGAGGAAACACTTTAAAAACTCACTGCCTCGCATGTATGTATtataataaagcaattattgaTTGATAACCCTGCAGCGAAGGATGATGCATGTGTTCAGTCCCTTGGAAGCGTCTCCTGTTGCTCCCTAAAAGTTTCCTTGTACCCGCTTCCGTGTtcaatttctaaatttaaaaatctCTAGTTAATCAAtaagcatttcatttcaatgttattttcagtACTGTATCGATCAGTGTGATGTTGATGCAGACAGTCACAGCCAATGATGCTCATCTTCCATAAGCATTTTCTCCGATTGCTGGGTACGGGGACCGTACGTGTCCGTTGTACTCGCTATGCCTCTTAAGAAGAGTCGCCCACGATCTCCCAAGAACCGTTCCACATGATAGACATGACAGCGTAACTTGTTTTCGTCACGCAATCTTCAtaaattacatgtatttgacAAGTGCCTGATAAGTGCTTGAAATTAACACAATCTTTTCTGTTGACAGGAGAATGACTTTGACACAAGAGATTGGACTGAGAGATGTTTTGATACCATTGAATGCGTAATCCATTTGAACTCAGAGCTGAAGATCTCCCAGAGCAGCCCAACTACTTCACTTGTGCCTTCTGAAAAGACAAACTTGACAAGTACGTTTTCTTTGTTAACCATCAGGATTATGGTTAACAAATAGTTATGGTTAACCgtgatgttttcttcaaaagtgcTCAGCGAAGCAGAATTGTAAGTGATTCCTGTAACACAGGATGTTTGCTTTGAACTCAACTTTATCATTACAACATTACAAGTCTGATAGTTTTACAGTCATGTATGTCTTGTAGTACCTGCTATGGTAGGTCTTCTACTCACTGAACAATGACCAAATGTTATATTCATGCTTTGCCTGATTTATAAAATAGTATACTCAGGTAACACATATATCTCAGACAGAGATGGCAAAACAAATAGAAGTACAGTAAATATTGATGTTCAATTGCAAGCACGTTCACACAATTTTGGATTTGAATCGGATTGGTAAAAATGAAGCAATCTTAATCAAAACTATACTTTATGTTAATGACTAGCATTAAAAATTTGGGGCCCTTTACATTAGGaagagaaatatatttttgtcaGTCATTGAACAATAAGAATATTGCCACCTACAGGGAATTTAAAGGTACATGTCAGTTTTCTCTGATAACAGCAAGACTCTTTGAAGTATTCTCTTTTGtattacttttaattattgATGTCGGCTTATTAAACTGATTTTGCAGTATATCATGTATCACATTGTGTATGGTGTGATCAGAAACTTATACCTAACATAATGTAGGTGCATATCCTTGTCATTTATGCATCTTTGTAATATGATATTAGGCATTGGATGCTTAATTAGCGATGGATCTTACGCTGCAGCTTATCCCTTACACGAGGTAAAAAATTAatagcaagtttttttttgttttgtttttttgtcttcagtATAACAACTCCTTACTGTGAAACTTAAAAAGTGTCCAAGAAATTTACTATGGTATAATTTGATGGATCACTGCAATTTACAATGATTTCTCTAGGTTTAAAAAATGAGCAGTTCCTGAATGATAGTCCTTTAGAAGAGAATATCATAGGCTTTGAAACTTCTCAGAATTTAGAGTGACTGAAAACAGAGACTTGAAGGGCCGTGGTGAACAAATTTAAGGGCCCTCATATTAGCACATGATTATTAAGTTGAAGGCCCAAGAAGGCTGACATACAGCTATATCatacaaaacttaaaattaaaaaccttgtCTCCTGTCAGGAATTAAAGGGACatgaaaaaaccaaacaaagctATATAGGTCATGGTTCATTTTTTGTAAGTGCACTCCATCTGGTTGAATGATCCCATACAAGGGACTGGCCAGAGGAAAAGGCAACATACTGCATCAGTTTTCTCAGAGTgatttgcttagggttagagtctaataatgatattttccttgaatcaacaattatGTCAGGTTGCTTGAACAGGATTCAGCCAAATGTTGGCAAAGTTAGCCAACTGTgttttcttgtcatttatttcAGAAAGTACAGTAAGGCATTCTCGTGAGATCAAAATTttagaatgaaaatttaatacAAAGAAGGAATAACATCAAACAACTACATGTCCATATGTTTAGTCAAGTGAGAGTTGGACAATGGATGTCTTGATCCAGGGAACATTAAGCTTGTTGGACATGGGGAGCTATTCAGACTGACACATGtacattgtacatgtatataatagtaataggactAAGAGGAGTCCAATTCAGGCTGTTATTAtccaagtgattaacaaaatcggatgATTGCACTGTGAAGGCATCCATTGTACcttttcatctaaaaaaaaacaacagttaaagaGGCAAAATGTGAGACAATAACATGCACATGTGACACCTTCTTTCCACTTATACAGGCATGGTATGTTAATTGccctattacactgtccaattataaGCATGATgtgtacactgtcctattagtgctcaaactGAGCTGGAGAactcaagaattttgttatagttttgatcaATGAAACCAGGGATTTTGAATAGCAACAAAGCATAATTGTACTTCAGGCCAATTTTCAGGGTATGCTTTTTGTTCATGACCatcaaaataattcaatcaGACTTGAACACAACATGTACAAAACTCATGTTGTCTTAATCATATCTAGGACAACTGTGTGGTTGTCAGTTGCTCATAACACacacaaaagtaattttttagcATTTTGAAACATGTTCTTTTACCTTTAGGTGTTGATGTTAGGTGTACTTTATCAGGGAATTTGACATGTAGAGATCTATACATTGCAAAAATTACCACAATAATGCATGGAATAACTTGATACAGTACCatcatttttgtattttacaaaGGTTGATGTAGGGCACTTATGAAAAAGATCAATCCAATTATCCTCCAAGACCTGAAAATGCCAGacaggtaatttttttattattatttttaaattgatagACCTCGTAAGGTTAATTAGTTTTGTGTATGTTGTTTCCTGTTAAGTTTACAGTGTACATTGTGTATGTACAACTCGGACCTAATAAACTCCTAAAGAAATCTATGGTATGCAGTCATTTCGTACCGAAAGTTGTTTTGTACTCATTCATTTTATACTCAAGCTGGGTACAAAATGACTCAACTAACTGGGTATGACATGACTGTAAACGATCAGTAACCCAATCTATGCCATCCTATTACCATCTCTTCAACTTACACTTCATCAGTTTTGTAAACTTCTTTCAAAGCTGATTTGTCATTCAAGCTACAGTACatgtaaccttttttttcaaagatgtaaacATCAATTCTCCATCCAGTCTACCATACAGCTTTTACAgtttaaacaatcaaacaataCTTTGTCCcctgaagttttttctttcttcttatcaCATTCCTGCTTTTAGATGTTTTAAGGTAAATTCCTATTTTGTAGGAACTTGTAAGAGGAAAATTAGAGTCGAACAAGTCAAATcaccaaagaaaactttgtttgtttgtttgttttttcattgaattttctccTTCCCAAATATTTTTACTTCTACCCCTACTCTTGATATTCTTCTCAAGCTTGTGTTCAGATATATCAGACTTGAAACTTTTGATAGCTTTTCtcgatattttcttttaagtgcAGTTATAAATTTTTCTATTGCAttgttttttccagttttccaGTTGGTAATCAATGATAGTTTTATTTGTGGGTTGTTGCTATTTCAGTTGTTGTTTGACACCTGGGTTAAAgcatcattttttgttgttaatagTTGTTTTGGTTGattattcattaattttgttgCAGAGATTACTTTGGAGAGAAAATTGGAATCTACTTTGCTTGGTTaggtaaataaattaatgacTTCAAATTTCATGTGCACTCTGATTGAAGTAAGTTATTGTTTCAGCTGTTTAATCATGGCtgcatataatttttatttttggaagaACACATATTAAAGGCTATGACTGTATTCTAGTCAGCCAGTGAGACTCAAGGACATTGCACAATGCATGAAGTTTGGATGTCAATGAGAAAGACAGTGTCATCAAACAAATGTTACTCTCTTGACTGTTTGACACATGGATGTTGCTCCCAGCAGCCATCATGGGCCTTGTTTGTGTGATTTATGGACTTGTCAGACTGGAGTCTTACATTCCTGTGTAAGTGATGAGTTTGGCAAGGCCTATATGTGTATTCTATCATATGCAAAGTCCTTATATTCATATCAGCCGTGAAATGGGCTCATTGAGGACTGAGAATCTTAAAGTATTATATAAAGTTGTCGTGAaatggaacaaaagaaaaatatacttgGTGATACATTCACATGTGCTATTTTACATAACTTTCACTATAATGTGCATCCGGTGTTTACTATTACTGCCAGTGGTAAGCGTTAACAGTGTTGCAATCACTGGTTTTATACTGAAAAAAACGCAAGTCAGAGAacgaacttttttttatttttgtctaaacaTGGCTTTCAGACACGTAAAACCAACTGTATGTATGTATCTTTTGCTTTAGGAAAGACATCTGTGATACGTCTAAGAACTTTCCCATGTGCCCTCGCTGTGACAAACGCTGTCCCTACTGGCCTTTATCGGACACATGCATCTATTCAAAGGTGACTTAAAGAACGTTTTCACCTCTTACCTCAAgttccttcttttcttcttcctcgaCTTCTTTGCTAAAGTTTTTTAAAGGTCGCTTTTTGGCGACTTAaccaaatttgtcattctcttcacagtcaaccatacaattcttatattgtttgttcagagaatttagtattggaacaactagttatccccaaattgatatttttctttattattatcacttatctgattgatattatattgatattgtaaggaaaaattctgtcttggtcactcatgggagttaaagggttaaaatcacgAAATGTTAGCCagaaatggagaaagaaaagaagaaagcagagaaagaaattttgtgCAACATCGAATTtaagcaccacagtttcttcctGCTGGCCATGATGACCAAATGACCGCAGTGTGAGGCCCTTTGTCGCATTAATAATTGATGTAGCCCCTTGTTAAAGGGGCTACACGTAGCATAAACCATGAATTTGGAGACAATTCATAATGACTAACACATTATTTTGCTGGGAAATATTCATCTTTGTAGTTCGTTTTTCAGAAGTTATCTATCCAGTTTTATCGTCTACATGTACTAATGTCCTCTTTGATTCTCTTCAGGTGGCTTACGTTTTTGACAATGAGTTTACTGTGGTTTTTGCCATTTTTATGTCGATTTGGGGTGagacctttttttatttttaagaataattGCTTGTGTAGTAAACTGTGTTAGACCCCGAGGCTCTATTGTTGACAGCTGTACAAATCATAAATGGCTAGCACGTGGAACCTTAAGTCTAAATGTTTAAGCCCTGGTGTGGTCATTATATTGAGTTGTTGGGCGAGATGATTCACTCTGAGAATGCTTCTCTCCATCCGGGAGTATATACATATTGGCAACGCTGAATAGTCAAAGAAACTTGACAGAATGTTTGGGCAACTTGTACTGAACCATCCCGTTCAAGAGTTGAAAAAATAGCTTATGGATTGATTACCGAACATTTCATGGTTAGGATCATTTTGTCTGTGACTTTCACAGAAAGGaaactttgattttctttcaggGTCGTAATGTTAATGAAATACTTTGCTGATGATCATGTGTGTATTTGTTATACAGCCACCATGTTTCTTGAGTTTTGGAAGAGGCGGCAGGCAGAGATTGCTTACGAATGGGATCTATTGGGATATGAGGACGAAGAGGTACGatattaattaatcaatcaatgTATTTATTTATGACTTTTGTTAATTATTTGCAAGAAGGCAAAGATTAGGCTTGGCAAGGTAAGCTTATGCCGTTTAGGATTTATCCAGGAACAAAAAACCACACTACTTACTTCTCCGTGTCgatttttctttcgttttgtgAATGGTGCTTTAAATGTAAACGTTTTTGTTGATCTTGTTGCATGTTATAAGCAATTAATATTAATCTCACGAATCTCTGAACTGTGTTCGTTTGAACTCAAGGTACAGTTTAGTACTTAAAAAGACTCGCAAAAACTTGAACGTCAGTCCTGTTCAGTGTGTTTTTCATTTGACCATCTTTCCATAAATGTACAAGCTCCAATTCATTATTCTGTTTTAGGAACAACCTCGTCCCGAGTACGAGGCAGTAGCGATGGAGACCCGTTTGAACCCCATCACGAAAGTGGAAGAGCCTTTCATATCGCTTGGGAGGAAAGTGCCCAGATTTATTTGTAGTTTCAGTTTCATCATCTTCATGGTAAGAACTGGATAATGTTTAATAAGGCTAAATGTGATTTTGGCCAGGTTTAAACCAAGATAATGCAGCAGTTTCACCAGAGCCTCCCAAGGGCATTGATGTGCATTACTACCTTACTGCTTTGTTTCCTTCCTACCTTCCTTCTCTACTTCCCTCGCCCCCTCCCTCTTTTGGGTGAGTGTCCATTCCGCGCACCGGTTTGTTGGTGTTGCGCTGACAGGTGCCTGGAGGTTGGCTGCGGCTTGATTGCTGGGAGATTGCTTCCCTCCTATGGTGTCAACTGTTCGCatccacccacccacccaccacCTTGATACTATTGGGCATTGCTACTTGGACGAGGCGAAACGCTCATATTACTGCAACAATTTGACCTTTTCAAATCTAGATTTACCTGAATTCTGTAGCCCCGGCGTCTTTTGCAAGCTAGTTAtaaccgacagaaaaactgacttttggtcACCGGTATGGCTCGTAGTGTTTTAAAAGAGGATAAGAGGTGCAACAGCGAAGTCCTGAATTTTGATCTATAGTATTATGGTCTTTGTATCGCAGCTGGCGCTTGTCGTCATCGCCGTGTTTGCTGTTGTAGTATACCGTGTTGCAGTATACGCAGTGTTAGCCGCAAGCAGCGACTACAACATGGGAGCTGTAAACATGGCCACGTCCGGCACTGCAGCTCTCCTAAATCTCATTACCATCATGCTCCTCAACAAGGTACCCGCATAAACTTATCTTTTTCTATGGAGACGGTACACAACTAGTAAACATCTTGaggtaaatttttgttgtctGCCCTCTCATGTAGATGTTCGTTTGCGACTGTTACACAGCAATGGTTCCTACTTTAATGTGCAGAtattagttaaccctttaactcccagaagtgatgaacatgtaacctTTAACAGTATTAACAGTACAAGTTCAGCGGATGGTTTTATACCTTGGAGTAACAACTGATCATTTAGTGTGATCCTCTGGTGACTTCTTTTTGTTAATTACGTTATTTTATCTCCAGGTTTACGAAAAACTTGCTGAGATTTTGACACGATGGGGTACGTGTGTAGAAAATGAATTCAGTGAACTTCATTCATGCTTTAAGCTATTGACCACTTTACTGATATTGAATCATCAATGCATCCGATCTTGCAACTGACCTTAACCGTACTACTGTACTCGTGCACATTGTGGTCATTACACATTACATAggaattttaaattcaaaattagtaGCCGAATCCTTCCGTACCTCTAAACTGCATTGGCATGCGGCGTCGAAAGCTAACAAAGTAGGAGGTAATAAGGATAGGGTTAAATTCAtcatctgtttttatttcagagatGCCTCGCACCCAGACGGAGCTTGAAGACATCTTTTCATTTAAGATGTACCTTTTCCAGTTTGTGAACTTCTATTCGTCACTCTTTTATATTGCGTTTTTTAAACTCAGGTGAGTTTATGTCATGAGTAACAATGGGAAAAAAGTTACTTAGAGCTCTCCTAAGAAAGAAAACTCAAAATCGTAGACATTTTCGATTGTCTGGGATGACTGACGACAAATCGGTTAAATCGAGagcgctttttttttactgacgCAACCCAGATTTTTGCGATGATCCGTGATTACTGAAGGTTAATGAAAACTCCTATTTTGAACTGTCGTTAGTTTTAATTTGCTACCATTCCTTGGCTCCTGTAGCCCCGAGTCCCAAATGAAGTTTTCGATTTCGAGTTTCATTAATTAGAAAACTCTGGAATCATCGAGATATATTGAAATCACCGACTATCCGGGATTTTTCCCGCCAGCCTTAAGTGTCATTGTTTTTCTCACGATTTAGGCTCTTCGAATGACATGCAGATCGTGATCTTCCCTCACCCATTTGTTGTTGCACGGTTCTGCTGTTGTCTTGTTTCTTTGTGATGCTGTGTTGTGATATTGAcgatcaaaaacaacaacaggagagccgtgttACAGCGAATCTTCGAAACGCGCTAAGCTGTTGAGAAACAGCCCACCACATTGGAGCATAATGTTTCAGAAGGTGACTCGTATACACTCGACCTCATCACGTAAAGAAAACTCGCACTAAGCCATTGAAACGTCGCGATTCacatcaaaaggaaaaacatcttcAGAAAAATAGTTTTACATAATTACCAGTAGGAACTTTTATCTATTTACATAGAAGCGTTAAACACATCAAAAATTGTTTGGCATCACAGCGGTAGAATGAACGTATTGAAtcatattttgagaatattttcaACTGACAATTATAAGTTATCTGTTTAGGGTGAGACAGATTTTTTatgcataattttaaaaatggtacTGAACAGACCTACGGGGACAACAATTTTCGTCCCTATGGAAGAAAGAACTGCgctgacaaaaaaatgtttgttttcagcCCTGGAAGGCCAGCAGAATTTAACAGGATATTTGGTTTTCGACAAGAAGAGGTAAGAAAAAGTATTCGATATGTAAAGCTTTTTTTGTGACAGTTTAGGGTATTTAAAGCTGCATTGGGTTGATCAGACGGTACTGTCGTCAAAAATTTGCGAGAAAAGGAAGGGAAGATCGTCTTTAGACATTGTTTGTAATTGAAGTAAATAATGTTTTTCGCCTTTGGTCCCATTAGTTGGACCAGTTTAAAAAGGACGCGTTTGATTAGAATTTATATCGTAAGGGTGTATGTGATGTTCGTTAAATTTGACAGTGCAAGGTTTGCCGACTTGGAAATAGTTGCTTTAACAATTTGAATcttatttttgacttttttaccTCCTTTGGACAATATTAGTTCATTTCAATCAGAAAATAGAAAGTAAAATAAGGCATAAAAGTAACTGAAAATATCTTTCAAACATAGAGCAGTTGTAAAGGAGAATTCTGAGTTCATTTTTATGTTGTTCTGGCAGTGTAATCCGGCAGGTTGTTTATTTGAGCTCTTGGTCCAGCTGGCAGTTATCATGGTTGGAAAGCAGatcttcaataattttattgaaataatcGTCCCGTAAGTAGCCCGTAAAGAGATGAGGTACATTTTTAACGTTCCCGCTTTTTGAGACTTCATTGGACTTAAGGCAGGTTTTAGAAAATTACACATTTATGGACATTTACGTATTCTAATGTAATAACAGTTTACTGTTAACTAGGAGTATTTACGTTGTGCTCGATATACTTGGACAGTTTTGCAATACGACATACATAAAGGTGTAATAGCTTATTGGAGAAGCACATTTATAGCGTAAGTGAAACACAGGTATAGTAATCAGAAAACCGGAatcgctgaaaaaaaaaatcagggaatgtatttgtataggtaatcacatgatttcgagtgcaatttggaataaataagcacga from Pocillopora verrucosa isolate sample1 chromosome 1, ASM3666991v2, whole genome shotgun sequence includes:
- the LOC131775734 gene encoding anoctamin-4-like isoform X1, whose protein sequence is MLLPAAIMGLVCVIYGLVRLESYIPVKDICDTSKNFPMCPRCDKRCPYWPLSDTCIYSKVAYVFDNEFTVVFAIFMSIWATMFLEFWKRRQAEIAYEWDLLGYEDEEEQPRPEYEAVAMETRLNPITKVEEPFISLGRKVPRFICSFSFIIFMLALVVIAVFAVVVYRVAVYAVLAASSDYNMGAVNMATSGTAALLNLITIMLLNKVYEKLAEILTRWEMPRTQTELEDIFSFKMYLFQFVNFYSSLFYIAFFKLSPGRPAEFNRIFGFRQEECNPAGCLFELLVQLAVIMVGKQIFNNFIEIIVPKLQNWWRRRQNIETPDLTEYTRWELDYDLTQYPVHGLFYEYLEMVIQYGFVTLFVAAFPLGPFFALINNLLEIRLDAYKFIVVFQRPMAARAQDIGIWYAILKGVTKISVVVNGFVIAFVSEFVPRLYYTLGEHNDSLEGFVNHTLSCFAVDDFPESERPSGAAAAEFPLRINSCGFNLSTCRFRGYYERPKITILNTTLPNPNAYKFSTAYWHILAAKLFFVVAFLHIVFGMTAILAWIIPDVPKEVDNQVKRENFLAREALRSADQQDSVSPVPRENSRGQDEML